In the genome of Bubalus kerabau isolate K-KA32 ecotype Philippines breed swamp buffalo chromosome 8, PCC_UOA_SB_1v2, whole genome shotgun sequence, one region contains:
- the GIMAP1 gene encoding GTPase IMAP family member 1 has protein sequence MGGRKMPRDEENAYGFQEFRSALQERRLRLLLAGRSGTGKSATGNSILQRKHFLSRLAATAVTRACATGSCRWASWDVEVLDTPDLFSPEVAQADPGFKERGRCYLLSAPGPHAVLLVTQLGRFTAQDLRAWRGVKALFGAGIAARAVVVFTRREDLDGGSLQQYVRDTDNRALRELVAECGGRCCAFDNRAADGEREAQVGELMGLVEKLVRDHGGAPYTNDVYRLAQTLGGLSPEERLRRVAERLAARARTWPLAGLWRWPKAGLGTRCKLGLAALLGALFLLYLLCRRRPEAVTA, from the coding sequence GTTTCCAGGAGTTCAGGTCCGCCCTGCAGGAGCGCAGGCTGCGCCTCCTCCTGGCCGGGAGGTCGGGGACCGGGAAGAGCGCCACGGGCAACAGCATCCTCCAGCGGAAGCACTTCCTCTCCAGGCTCGCGGCCACGGCGGTGACCAGGGCCTGCGCCACGGGGAGCTGCCGCTGGGCCTCGTGGGATGTGGAAGTCCTCGACACCCCGGACCTCTTCAGCCCCGAGGTCGCCCAGGCAGACCCGGGCTTCAAGGAGAGAGGCCGCTGCTACCTGCTGTCGGCCCCGGGGCCCCACGCCGTGCTCCTGGTGACCCAGCTCGGCCGCTTCACCGCCCAGGACCTGCGGGCCTGGCGCGGGGTGAAGGCGCTCTTCGGGGCGGGCATCGCGGCGCGCGCCGTCGTGGTCTTCACCCGCAGGGAGGACCTGGACGGGGGCTCGCTGCAGCAGTACGTGCGCGACACCGACAACCGCGCGCTCCGGGAGCTGGTGGCCGAGTGCGGGGGCCGCTGCTGCGCCTTCGACAACCGAGCGGCTGACGGGGAGCGGGAGGCGCAGGTCGGGGAGCTGATGGGGCTGGTGGAGAAGCTGGTGAGGGACCACGGCGGCGCCCCCTACACCAACGACGTGTACCGCCTGGCGCAGACCCTGGGCGGGCTGAGTCCCGAGGAGAGGCTGCGCAGGGTGGCGGAGCGACTGGCCGCCCGCGCGCGGACGTGGCCGCTGGCCGGGCTGTGGCGGTGGCCCAAGGCAGGGCTGGGGACCCGGTGTAAGCTGGGCCTAGCCGCCCTGCTGGGCGCCCTGTTCCTGCTGTACCTGCTCTGCAGGCGTCGGCCCGAGGCGGTGACGGCGTGA